In the Triticum aestivum cultivar Chinese Spring chromosome 2B, IWGSC CS RefSeq v2.1, whole genome shotgun sequence genome, gaaaaagaagttggtgccgtcacctaagttcattgatccacaacaagacatactcatagcacaacaatgggtcggaagagttctcaactccttccccactcaaacctcgatccatttgggGACTAATGacgaagccatgtacctagggtagggtcatggacctgtccaaaataccctccccaaggacatccctagaataAACCACTtgtcagtcgacctggaaggattccacttgacggacttgaagacactcgaccatgaagccaaccactcgaccgccaggagatctaaagtcagtcTACacacaaacggtcggtcattaagtagcttttatggtcatcatagcactttatgtggggcgttaccagtaacccccgatcttaatgtactttaaaccctacataactgagggccggaggggtctggcgaactctatataagccacccccctcctcagtgtcaagggttcgcacccctgtaactcatacgcacataatacagtcgaccgcctccgggctccgagacgtagggctgttacttcctccgagaagggcatgaactcgtaaacatcttgcgtatacaactactccatagctaggatcttgtctCTCCATttctacccccctattctactctcaggcttagaaccacgacagggccCACCccactgaaaatcagggggggggggggggggagagattaGTTAGTTGGAAAGATTAAGTAAAGCCCCGTAATCGTCCGTGCGTGTAGGATTATTGCAAGTGCAGTATAGAGTTTTTTTTTCTTCCGAATTCTTTTTCTAGTTACATGTGTACACTAGGCATCAATTGCAAGTGTCGTCCCCGACTGCAACTACATGTATTTCAACATGTGTAAGCTACCTGCCCGCCAAGTAAATCAATCCCGCCATTTTTGCTGCGGGCCAAAAAATCCAACACCCCGCCTTAGTTTTCTCTCTAGGGTTCACTTATTTGTGCTGAAATTACCACATATAAAGAGGTCCAAGTGAAGAGACTAGCCCAAATGTAAGATGAGCGACCTGGGGCATCGATTTTTTTTTCTACGTGTGTTGTGTTTTTGCTCAAGCGGAGCCCAATTTTCGGTTGCTCTGAAATGAGGGATTCCCTTTTTTCTTTGGAAATTTTCGATGTGTCTAATGAAGATGAAATGGCTAAAAAAAATTAAAGTAGCTTGTGGTCGGTAATTTTTTGGGGTAGCTGCCGTCAGGTTCCCGAGCACCTCTGTTTCTGCTCTAACTAAAGGGCAGAGCTGATTGTTTTCATAGCCAAATACACAgatcattttttgtgtgtatgttcAGATCTGATTTTGTAAGAGGAGCTTATGAAGCACATTCTCCTCGATTGTACAAAGTATTTCTCGCGTATGTCGACAACATGCACCAGCAATAGTGTGAGCTAGACATGTCGGTGGGGTTTCACCTGCTGAACCCAACTCTAACCAAAATACAGGCACAGAGACCAAGCTGGCTTGTGCATGCAACAATTTTAATGAAGCCCCTTttcacaaaaagaagaagaaacgaaGAAGAAGCAGGGGAACGAAAAGGTAAGCCAGCGTCATTTAGCTACAGAATAGGCTTTTTCATTGTCTGGGTGTGGTCTTTTTTCAGTTCAAACAAACAAACCGACAAAAAGCCTAAACCAAAAAAATAATGGAAACACTAACgtccacacatgtgggcgtttgcatctcgcctacacgcgtggatccgcgtccgtttgtggttgcacgaatcttggcatgtttgtggtgtcacgtaggactgggctggtgtgtgggcattcacccggtcgcccacacgcccgtttcaccacacggaggggtcggtgtgtgggcgtttagcagttcgcctaCACGTCAGTTTTCACTCACGCAACACTTAAATTGTTGAATGCGTTACTTTTacggaaaaactaacgcccacacatgtgggcgtttgcAGATCGTCCACACACCTCCATcatcactcattttgccacgtatgaatagatgacgtCAGCAGAAATCTTTTTGATTTTCggcttaaaatgttttatctcctaaataaaaaagcgaactaaaaatccgttttcaccattaaatccgtctcgacgagatcttcaaaactagaccccatgttgatatgtttcgacgatttttttgcccagaaattaccatgatgtttacactatagttgccatagtgcttaaactaaagttgccatgtggcaattttagtttgtagatcatgacaattttagtttttttatgatggcaattccagtactttgaccatgaaaatatttttttattgaaccatggcaattttaagtgcatctaTCATGGgaattttagtttatggtgcatggcaagtctagtttcttaattcttcgttttataatatgttaaaattcacttttaaatgtaaaaaaataataattgaaatatatcatggcaacttcagtgtaaatatcatggcaattcatgtgcaacagacatgacaacttttaacaaaaaaaatcgcggaaatatatcgatatgagatctagttttgaagatctcgtcgcgagggatttaatggtgaaaacggatcttaaatcggatttttcatttaagagataaaacattttaaaaactaaaaATCTGAAAagattctcgcatgcatgcatgcgatgacatgACAATCTATTTGCATTAGAAACGTGTGGTGCGTCTTttttcctgccacacgtgtggcagttatcgacgtCCTACTTTTATGTATAGCATTGCTTGATATGTTGTGTGTAATATACATGTGGACACCTGAACAATTTTATCATCGGTCCGCCCCACCTCAATTTTTTTCCGTCCTCCGCCACTGCGTGCACGTAAGCAGCTGGCAACTCTTTTTTTTACATGGTAACTgtcctagcgtgcttgtgagcacatggcaactctctcaactgcctagtgttagtaggtggcaactacTAAAGTTttaaaatcatggcaactgcagtagaccagaccatacatggcaactgcagttaaatgaACATGGAAGAGGGTCAGACCATGGCAACTACGGGGACGCTagtgactgtcacgcggggcgtgcggggAGGCCTGACGTACGGGCGTGTGGTCGTTATCTATTTTGCCCACCCGTAGGCATGTGAGAGGGACCGCGGAAAAAAAAAACAAGACATGTGGGCATTACTTGCGTCTACCCACATGTAGGCGTGTGGGCTGATCTTCTTAAACACCACACAAACTGTTTGGGCAGACCCTTTAACAcctacacgtgtgggcgttataggtgtcaaaaacaaacaagttcacaaagaaaagccataACTCAAGCCCATAATGGGGGAACTTGAACCCACCGACCAGGAAGCAAAACGGGCCAAATTAGCAATAGGTTACGTCAGTTGCGAAGTTTCAGTCTGACCAAGTCCCAGACATACCAAAAAATAAAAATCTGCATCAACGgagagtttttttttttgaaatcacaTCAACGGAGAGTTAATTGAGGATTACGGCCTGATCTTGACATGGCAGTTATTCATTGCATAAGGGGGAGGAGGGGCCCCACCCCCGGTGAAATTGCGTGGTCTGTTTCCGAGTGGGTCTCAGCGAAGTTGTTGACGTACGCGAGCAGGACTCGCTGAGACTACGAAACTGGTACACCGCAGAGGCCCCCATTTAGCTTGACTTGAAGGATCTGTCAACTGTGTCCTCGCCTTGGCCCTTGTCCTCGTCGTCGGCCGTCAAGCTCGCGTGCGTTCACGACATGCCGCCGCCGCTGACGTTGGGCCATAATAACATCATTTTGAAGCACATCCTGGAACCACCCGATTCCGTGCGTGTGGAAGAAGTCAGCAACGCCCTCCGGCAGTCAGATCGCGCGACGGGCCCCGGCGGAGGGGAAAGGAAGGCCGGCATGAGCAGCCAGGTGATGCTCGTCGCGCCAGCTAAAACAGGACAGCTTGTTTCCGGAGGTTTCACTGCGGCGGCGCGATCGGTAAACGTCGTCGACGGCCGAAACGCGGCACATATCGGATCGGACCGCCAGGAAACCGCTGGTTCTTCCGATCTCTGCTCGGATCGCATGGCTTTCATCGGCGATGGCGGGGAAAGGAAGGTTAGATCTGTACAGACTTACGCGCACTCGTCGCTCGAAAGGGGAGAAGGGGCCATGGGACGAGTTGCCTCGCCATCGCCGGTGACGGTCGGTGATGGGGCAAACCGTGGAGAACAAGCTCCCGCTGCTGAGAGAAAGGATGCTCGTGTGGGCGTTGCTGAGTCTGCTCCCGCCGCAGGGAAAGATATCAGGGTTTTAACTGTGGCCATCCGTTCGCCGCCCAGATCGCCCACGGCGCCGCCGGTCGACGTCATCGCCGGCCAAGACAACACGGTCAGTCGGGTCATGAAAGCAGGGGCAAGCGGCAAAGTGTCCGCGGTTGATCAAGAAACGGATCTACACTCTCCTAGGGTTCCTTCTGGGGAACACATCCCTTCGTCAGCACTGCAGGACAATCCGATCGGGTCCTCGACGTCCTCATCGccaaccacctccacctccggcgaCACAAACGGCGAGCGCGATCTCTACGACATAGGAGTTGCGGCCGCGTTGGCGATGGACACCAAGGAATTACAATCCGAGATCGCCAGGTATCTCAGGCAGGAGGCCAATAGGGAAcagaggccgcggcggcgggcAAGGCAGCGGAATGCCCCGGCGCCGCCCGTGAAATTCTCCCTGCGTCTCTCCGCGCAGGAGGCAATGGAGGACGTGGCGGCGGTCACCCTCGCCAAGGACGTCAAGTTGGAGTTGGAGGAGGCCGAGGGGATGCCGGCGCGCCGCAATGCAAAACGCCGACGACACTGATCCTACGGATTACTGGTATGCGTTAGCTGTTCTGTTCTTGGCCAAAAGCAGAGGCATCCGTCCATAAAGCTAGCGAACCCTTTTTCGTTGTCGTGTGGTCATCAGCTTGATTCTGCTTTTCTTATGACTGCTTGAACTGTATGTACTACGTGTTGAGTTCAACTCTCGGGGGTTAACAGAAAATCTTAGTTGAAGCTAATTTGTTCAGTTGCCTGCAATACCCGTGTTTGTTCTTCAAGAATTTGTGATCAGTACGTGTTACATTTCGGCTTGCTAATACAGTATATGCCGTCTATTTATTTGCTTCATTTATTGGTTTTTTCCTCAAAACTTGAGCACTTTTACAATCTTCCCCCAGATTAAAGAACAAAAGAACATGAGTACGTAATGATTAAAGTACCACGTAGGAGTAGTAGACCTTGGCATCCCCACTAAAACCCTACCAGAAGATAAGCATCTTCTTGCCTGGCTTCATCTTTTGCTTCTACTTACATGCATGGGCGTCCAATTAAGTTAAACATAATCTTGGCTTAAGGAGTGATGGAGCTGGCGCCATTGCATACTTATGAATAATAAATCACTGGAGTGGAGGTGGATCAAGcgctcctctccatcatctcgcaGAACCTCTTGAACGACTCGAGCTTCTGCAGCTTGAGCTGCTTGTGGATCCGGCGGATGAAGACGTCGGCTACATGGTCGATCTCGTCCTCCAGCCGGAACtcagccccctccccctccttctccTTGGCGTCGCGCACCACGTCAATCACCGACCCTGGCGCGTTCACCagctcgtcgtcatcgtcgtcttcctcgcggAACAGCGAGTGCGTCAAGTACTCGTCGTCGCTGTCCTCCTCCTCCTGGGCGGCCTCCACGTCGCGCTCCGTCACGTAGCTGGGCGACGTGTAGAGCACGATGGCCTTCTTGCCGCCGTCGTCTTGTTGGGCGGCCTCCTCCTTGCGCGCGTGGTCGTCCTGGCCCATGATGGCGTGGATCTTGTGGTTGATGGCGCTGACGAGGAGCTTCCTGTTGCGGAGGATGCCGAGGACGAGGAGGCGCGTCTTGAGGGTGCTGGTCTTGGCGCGCACCGTCGTGgacttggccttgaccacggcgaCGATGGTGGACAGCATCTGCTTGAAGAATGTGGAAGCCTTGGTCTTCATCTTAATAATTATAGCTCGCTCTAGCTAGCTTGCAAAAATAAGAGGAAGCTGTGTGTGTGGTGCCGGAGGGGAGAGATTATTATGATCAGATGCTTGCTGCGTGTGTTGGTTGTACAGTAGCGCAAGGTGTGTGTAGTTGATGCTTGGACATGGAGTTTTGACCGTGGGATGCCATGGGTATATATAGCAGTAGCAGAGGGTGGGTGGGGGTGAGCAATTGCGAGTGGATGTCCTAGAGAAGTTTCAGCATCGCACGAAAGCAGGTGAGCTAAGGAAAGGGCACCAACGGGAAAcaatgggtgtgtgtgtgtgtgtgtaacaaTTAACAAAGCCCGCAGCCCGCGGGCCAAAGGAAAAGTAGTCAAAAAGATGATGGGTATGCATGCATGCAAAGGGCTCCTCGTGGGTAACAGTTGTCCAATGTTTTGGCTAACCGGCCGGTCGGGTTCTTTCCTTTCAAAGAAAAAGCTTTAGGTTATCCTGTTTTTAATAGTTATTTCCATGTCCGTGTAGTAACAAAGTTCATGGTGAGGTGTTCATTCATGAATATGCTACTAATAAGTTTGTGGCCTTTTAACTTTGGCAGTATTGTGGTCATTGTGAGTCAGTTACTCACATTATTGTAGGCAGCTTGTTTCCGCTTGCTTAGCCATAGCTAGTGAGTGATGGCGCTGTTGTAAATTGTGGGACCATCAACAACACATGAgatttcctcgcaaaaaaaaaagaaaaaaagaaaaaagaacacatGGGATATACCGTACTGGCCAAACGGTTTGGTAAGTGTCAGCTGGGACGGTGCCACACTCAACGTCGAAAGGGGAGGTAAAAATTTGAGTATTCTGGGAACCGCGAGTACGACTATAGATTAAGCAGCTCTTCTTCTTACTATAGACAGGGTAGGGTGATTGGGCGGAGCTGGTCGATGCTGCGTGCGTGCTTGCATGTGGGAATCCTTCGCCGCTAAGGTTCCCATCCCAAATGGCCATGGCACAAAAAGCAGCCGGCGCCGCGAGCTGTCGAGTCGAATCGCCCGCGTACAACCATGGACCAGCAAGCAGGCAATGGCAAGCCCGCGCAGGGCAGCGTCACGCCGCATGCATCCGCAAGTGGACGGGATCTCGGCACAGGAACAGCTAGCTAGCACCGACCGCAGTTTGGCCACAAAGCGGATCCAAATCAAAAGCGACCTGGCTGCTACACGACTCGTAACTACTCTCCGttactaagagcaactccaatggggctaTCCATTTCATCCGCCCGCTGTCCGTTTGAATCGACGCGGACAGAAAATCGGCCTAacgcgccgatccaaacggacgcgcgtccgctttttgtccgcgggcgacccatttccggcccatttttgagcctgGTTTGCGACGGACGTGCGCACGTTCGCCCTCTCCTTCCCGGGCCCGCTGGTCTGTGTCACATCGCCCTCCCTCATCCAACAGCAACTCTCGCCCTTCTCCTCCGTCCCCGCCACCGCCTTCCATTTTTGCCGGCGACTCTGCCAGCTGTCGGGGCCTCCACATCGGCCCAACTACGCCGCCAACTCCCACGTCGCCCACGTCGCCCGCCACCGTCGTCTTGCAGCTGGGAGCCGACTGcttcccacccccccccccccgttccccACCACACAGCCGCCCCGACCAAGAagttgccgtgttggtccatcaccacctcaacagccagcggCCATTGTTCCGTGGCttcattccgggccaccttccggcgttgaatcgcaaccgagagagcggacatttccttctttggaatgaCTACTTCGATACAACAAACCTGTTGTTCAACCATCAGAAATTCCGTCACggtttccgtatgagtaggcatgtcttcaaccgtattagagagggagtggtcggctatgatgactatttcgagtgcaaagaggatgctgtTGGCAAGATTGGTTTTTCCttttatcagaaatgcactgccgccatccgaatgcttttatacggagtgcccggtgatctcattgatgagtacgtcCGTAGAGCGAGTCTACTTGCCTAGAGTCTCTGTATAAGTTTTGCAAGGCTGTTAttgttgtgtttggccctgagtacttgagagagccgactgttgaagatacaacccgtttgttggcgatgaatgccagcaggggcttcctagggatgcttggtagtatagactgcatgcattgggagtggaagaactgcccttctgctcgGCAAGGGTAGTATAAGGGCCATCttagggcttgcactgtcatacttgaggccgtggcgtctcaaatctttggatctggcactctttctttggcatggccggatcacacaatgatatcaacgtgcttcagcgctcgccggtgtttgctaggcttgccaaaGGCAATAGCCCACCGGTGAAGTTTACTGTCAATGGCCACacctacgacaaaggatactatctgggtgacggtatctatcctcaatggaccagtattgtcaagacaatacccaaccctgtgggagagaagaggaaaagatttgcccaagagcaagagagtgctaggaaggatgtcgagcgtgcctttggtgttttgcaatctcgatgggcatcgttcggtatcctgc is a window encoding:
- the LOC123045292 gene encoding uncharacterized protein — its product is MKTKASTFFKQMLSTIVAVVKAKSTTVRAKTSTLKTRLLVLGILRNRKLLVSAINHKIHAIMGQDDHARKEEAAQQDDGGKKAIVLYTSPSYVTERDVEAAQEEEDSDDEYLTHSLFREEDDDDDELVNAPGSVIDVVRDAKEKEGEGAEFRLEDEIDHVADVFIRRIHKQLKLQKLESFKRFCEMMERSA